The genomic stretch CGGCGACCGCCTCGAGCGTGGCGTGCTCCGGGTCGGACAGACGGAGGTTGACCCGTTTGCCGCGCTGTCCCTGGCCGCGTTCCCGGGGCCGCCGACGGCGTGCCGGTGGCGATGGCTCGGCGTCCATCATGCCCCCTCCTGAAGGTTTGGGGAACCCAAACCTATAACTTGCTCCGCTGTCAGGCAGGCGCGGCAGGGCCGCCGTAAGCTCGCGGGACGGTGAGCGGCGATGCGGTTCCCGGTGGTCAGGCCGCTACGGCGGCGAATTAGGTGTGTCTTGGGCGAGGCGGACGCGGTGGCCTTCTGCGGTGTCGCCGAAGTCGCGTTCGTCGTCGTCGCGGAAGCGTTTGTAGAACCACTCGGGTACTCGGGTGGTGTCCAGGCGGGTGCGGAGTACGCCGTCCTGCACGTCCCGTGCGACGTTCCGTAGGCGGTGCCATTCGTCGTCGGGGACGGGGCCGGGGCGTCCGTTGTGTAGCTCGGTGTTGACGACCTTGGTGAGTCGGTCGCGTTCGTCGGCCACCTTTCGTTGGCCGGACCAGATCTCGTAGGAGATCTGGTAGGCCGCCAGGGACGGGACGAAGAAGCTGAGGAGGGTGTCGAGCAGCGTGGCGTCCGCGACCGCGAGACCGACGACGAGGCCGATGGTGGTCCACAGGATCGCGGTGGCGGCGATGAGGTGGCTGTAGCGGCGGCGGAGGCGGGCGTCCCAGGCGAGGTTCTGTTCCTGGGCGATGAACACGTCGTAGGGGTGGTGGACGTCGTTGGTGGGGTCGTACCAGCCGTCGGTGATGCGCTTGTCCTTCGCGCCGCCTCGGGGGAGTTTGCGCGCGAGCCGGCGGACGTCGGGTTGGGGGATGGGGTCGCCTGCAACGGTGGCGCGCCACGGCAAGTGGAATAGGGCGATGTCGAACATCTCCTGGAGCAGGGCGCCCTGGCGGGCGGTGTTCCCGGCGAGGCCCTTGAGCAGGAACGCTGAGACGACGAACCAGAAGAACCCGACGATCGAGACGGCTGTCCGGCCGTGGCCGATCAGCGTGATCAGGACACCGGCGGCGGCGAGCGCGACGGCGGCGGTGACGCGCACGGCTTCGAGGAGCTGGCCGCGTTGGTGACTTGCCGCTGCGGCGCGCTGGAGGAGCAGCATGGCGTCGTCGAGTTGCCGCTCGTGGATGGCCCGAGGCGGTATCCCATGGACGCCGCCGGGATCGGTGGAGAGGTTCATGGCTTGGTCATCCGGTTCCCGAACAGTTGCTTCCACTCGTCGTAGGCCGCGCGTTCCTGGCCTTCGTCCTCCAGGTCGACCGCCCGTTCTGCGATGGCGCGGGCCTGGTTGAGCGCGTTGGCCGCGGTGAGTTTCTGGGTGGCGTTCATGACGGCGTTGACGTCACCGCCCAGGCCGGCGGGGTCGGGCCACTCGTCGCCGATGCGTTCGGCGGCGGTGGCCAGGAACAGCACGATCTCGTCCTGGTAGCGCCCGATCGGCGGCTTCACCAGCGACTGGGCCATGACCTCCAGCAGGAAGGAGGGCGACACGGGCTCGCCGAGTTCGCGGTTGATGCCCTTGACCATCTTGACGAAGGGTACGTACTTGCCGTCGCAATCGGCGTTCTTGGCGATGCTCAGCTCGTGGTGGCGCTTGGGGTTGGTCGCGATCCAGTCGCCTGCCGAGGGATTGGGGATGTAGTAGCCGCCGTCGTCTCGCTTGAAGGCGGGGACTACGTCGATCGACATGACCTCGTCGTCGGGGCCGTAGGGGATGACGACGGCCATGCCGTCCCG from Nonomuraea polychroma encodes the following:
- a CDS encoding S-4TM family putative pore-forming effector; the encoded protein is MNLSTDPGGVHGIPPRAIHERQLDDAMLLLQRAAAASHQRGQLLEAVRVTAAVALAAAGVLITLIGHGRTAVSIVGFFWFVVSAFLLKGLAGNTARQGALLQEMFDIALFHLPWRATVAGDPIPQPDVRRLARKLPRGGAKDKRITDGWYDPTNDVHHPYDVFIAQEQNLAWDARLRRRYSHLIAATAILWTTIGLVVGLAVADATLLDTLLSFFVPSLAAYQISYEIWSGQRKVADERDRLTKVVNTELHNGRPGPVPDDEWHRLRNVARDVQDGVLRTRLDTTRVPEWFYKRFRDDDERDFGDTAEGHRVRLAQDTPNSPP
- a CDS encoding CBASS oligonucleotide cyclase; amino-acid sequence: MGYIDDAFTNLKHNLEITQTEQNLAKARHEAIRDFVRSHWDLADDFLTGSYRRDTKTKKLRDIDIFVVLDVNGSQAGFRDQAPIQVINALETLLRQKWSAAARDGMAVVIPYGPDDEVMSIDVVPAFKRDDGGYYIPNPSAGDWIATNPKRHHELSIAKNADCDGKYVPFVKMVKGINRELGEPVSPSFLLEVMAQSLVKPPIGRYQDEIVLFLATAAERIGDEWPDPAGLGGDVNAVMNATQKLTAANALNQARAIAERAVDLEDEGQERAAYDEWKQLFGNRMTKP